One window of the Janthinobacterium sp. PAMC25594 genome contains the following:
- the maiA gene encoding maleylacetoacetate isomerase → MKLYTYFRSSAAYRVRIALNLKGIDYDSIPVHLLQDGGQQLLPAYRTVNPSALVPALDDDGAILTQSLAMLEYLDETRPAVPLLPVDALGRARVRALALAIACDAHPLTNLRVLKYLKNTLGLSDEAKQEWYRHWMAEGLAAVEALLAQGDPAGAGLFCHGDSPTMADCCLVPQVFNAQRFAIDLAPYPRVARIHAHCAGLPAFAAAHPSQQPDAE, encoded by the coding sequence ATGAAGCTGTACACCTATTTCCGCAGTTCGGCCGCCTACCGCGTGCGCATTGCCCTCAATTTGAAGGGCATCGATTACGACAGCATCCCCGTGCATCTGCTGCAGGATGGCGGCCAGCAGTTGCTGCCGGCCTACCGTACCGTCAATCCGTCGGCGCTGGTGCCGGCGCTCGATGACGACGGCGCCATCCTGACGCAGTCGCTGGCGATGCTCGAATACCTGGACGAGACGCGGCCAGCCGTGCCGCTGCTGCCGGTCGACGCGCTGGGGCGCGCCAGGGTGCGCGCGCTGGCGCTGGCGATCGCCTGCGACGCCCATCCGCTGACGAATCTGCGCGTCCTGAAATACCTGAAAAACACGCTGGGGCTGTCGGACGAAGCCAAGCAGGAGTGGTATCGCCACTGGATGGCCGAGGGACTGGCGGCCGTGGAAGCGCTGTTGGCGCAGGGCGACCCGGCCGGAGCTGGCCTGTTCTGCCATGGCGACAGCCCGACGATGGCCGATTGCTGCCTGGTGCCGCAAGTGTTCAATGCGCAGCGTTTCGCCATCGACCTGGCGCCGTACCCGCGCGTGGCGCGCATCCATGCGCATTGCGCCGGCTTGCCGGCCTTTGCCGCTGCCCATCCATCGCAGCAACCTGACGCCGAATAG
- a CDS encoding PA0069 family radical SAM protein has product MKAIIPEHDDSFAGQAMLPPQSLKAHKGRGAVSNLQGRYETHARAGFDDGWSVGGLDEAAGEAAGEAAAPGWKTQVSDEQARTILTRNASPDLPFNVSLNPYRGCEHGCIYCFARPTHSYLGLSPGLDFESRIYAKVNAPELLRRELAKPSYVPEPIALGVNTDAYQPCERERQLTRRVLEVLRECDHPVALITKSSLIERDIDILAPMAAKRLAAVAVTVTTLDPAIARTLEPRAAAPARRLRTIRTLTEAGIPVGVSIAPIIPFVTEPEIEQLLEAVRDAGAIHAHYVVLRLPWEVSPLFQQWLEAHFSERAQRVMNRVREMRGGKDYDSAFGARMRGEGVWADLIRQRFEKAVYRLGLHGKGGRFKQLDCTQFRRPLVVPPLGNKVKGGNAGQLDLF; this is encoded by the coding sequence ATGAAAGCAATCATTCCAGAGCACGATGACAGCTTCGCCGGGCAAGCCATGTTGCCGCCGCAATCGCTGAAAGCCCACAAGGGGCGCGGTGCCGTGTCGAACCTGCAAGGGCGCTACGAGACGCATGCGCGTGCCGGTTTCGACGATGGCTGGAGCGTGGGCGGCCTGGATGAGGCGGCTGGCGAGGCGGCTGGCGAGGCGGCGGCGCCGGGCTGGAAGACGCAGGTCAGCGACGAGCAGGCGCGCACCATCCTCACGCGCAATGCTTCGCCCGATTTGCCGTTCAATGTGTCGCTGAACCCGTACCGGGGCTGCGAACACGGCTGCATATATTGCTTTGCCCGCCCCACGCACAGTTATCTGGGCCTGTCGCCGGGCCTGGATTTCGAAAGCCGCATCTACGCCAAGGTGAACGCCCCCGAACTGTTGCGGCGCGAACTGGCCAAGCCGTCGTATGTGCCCGAACCGATCGCCCTGGGCGTCAATACCGATGCATATCAGCCGTGCGAACGCGAACGGCAGCTGACGCGGCGCGTGCTGGAGGTGTTACGCGAGTGTGATCATCCCGTGGCGCTGATCACGAAATCGTCGCTGATCGAGCGCGACATCGACATCCTGGCGCCCATGGCGGCCAAACGCCTGGCGGCCGTGGCCGTCACTGTCACCACGCTCGACCCGGCCATCGCGCGCACGCTGGAGCCGCGCGCGGCGGCCCCGGCGCGGCGGCTGCGCACCATCCGTACCCTGACGGAGGCGGGCATCCCCGTGGGCGTCAGCATCGCGCCCATCATTCCTTTCGTGACGGAACCGGAAATCGAACAGCTGCTCGAAGCCGTGCGCGACGCGGGCGCCATCCACGCCCATTACGTGGTGCTGCGCCTGCCGTGGGAAGTGAGTCCATTGTTCCAGCAATGGCTGGAAGCGCACTTCTCGGAGCGGGCCCAGCGCGTGATGAACCGCGTGCGCGAAATGCGCGGCGGCAAGGATTACGACAGCGCGTTTGGCGCGCGCATGCGGGGCGAGGGCGTGTGGGCCGATCTCATCCGCCAGCGCTTTGAAAAGGCGGTGTACCGGCTGGGGCTGCACGGCAAGGGCGGTCGCTTCAAGCAGCTCGATTGCACGCAGTTCCGCCGGCCACTGGTGGTGCCGCCGTTGGGAAACAAGGTAAAAGGGGGCAATGCGGGGCAGCTGGATTTGTTTTAA
- a CDS encoding IscS subfamily cysteine desulfurase: MNAPEKNVGQVHFETAPHFPIYMDYSATTPIDPRVADKMIPYLREQFGNPASRSHMYGWTAEKAVEEARGYVAALVNADPREIIWTSGATESNNLAIKGAAQFYKTKGKHIITVKTEHKSVLDTVRELERIGFEATYLEPQDNGLITVEQLAAAVRPDTILVSVMLVNNEIGVIQPIDEIGVFCRSKGIIFHCDAAQATGKVVIDLQKTKVDLMTFTAHKTYGPKGVGALYVCRKPRVRLEAQMHGGGHERGLRSGTLPTHQIVGMGESFRIAKEEMDSEIGRIKALRDRLAKGLQEIEEVYINGDMEHRVPHNLNVSFNYVEGESLIMAIKDIAVSSGSACTSASLEPSYVLRALGRSDELAHSSIRFTIGRFSTEEDIDFAVNLLKSKVHKLRELSPLWDMFKDGIDINSIQWAAH, encoded by the coding sequence ATGAACGCCCCTGAAAAAAACGTAGGCCAAGTGCACTTTGAAACCGCACCGCATTTCCCGATCTACATGGATTACTCGGCCACCACGCCGATCGATCCACGCGTCGCCGACAAGATGATTCCCTACCTGCGCGAGCAGTTCGGCAATCCGGCATCGCGCAGCCACATGTATGGCTGGACGGCGGAAAAAGCCGTGGAAGAGGCACGCGGCTACGTAGCGGCCCTGGTGAACGCCGATCCGCGCGAAATCATCTGGACTTCCGGCGCGACGGAAAGCAACAACCTGGCCATCAAGGGCGCGGCACAGTTCTACAAGACCAAGGGCAAGCACATCATCACCGTCAAGACCGAGCATAAATCGGTACTCGACACGGTGCGCGAACTGGAACGCATCGGCTTTGAAGCGACGTATCTGGAGCCGCAGGACAACGGCCTGATTACCGTCGAGCAGCTGGCCGCGGCCGTGCGCCCGGACACCATCCTCGTGTCGGTGATGCTGGTGAACAACGAAATCGGCGTGATCCAGCCGATCGACGAAATCGGCGTGTTCTGCCGCTCGAAAGGCATCATCTTCCATTGCGACGCCGCGCAAGCGACGGGCAAGGTCGTCATCGACCTGCAAAAGACCAAGGTCGACCTGATGACCTTCACGGCGCACAAAACCTACGGCCCAAAAGGCGTGGGCGCCCTGTACGTGTGCCGCAAGCCGCGCGTGCGCCTGGAAGCGCAGATGCACGGTGGCGGCCATGAGCGCGGCCTGCGCTCGGGCACCCTGCCGACGCACCAGATCGTCGGCATGGGCGAGAGCTTCCGCATCGCCAAGGAAGAAATGGACAGCGAAATCGGCCGCATCAAGGCCTTGCGCGACCGCCTGGCGAAGGGCTTGCAAGAGATCGAAGAAGTCTACATCAACGGCGACATGGAGCACCGCGTGCCGCACAACCTGAACGTCAGCTTCAACTACGTCGAAGGCGAGTCGCTGATCATGGCGATCAAGGATATCGCCGTGTCGTCCGGTTCGGCCTGCACCTCGGCCAGCCTGGAGCCATCGTACGTGCTGCGCGCCCTGGGCCGCAGCGACGAACTGGCGCACAGCTCGATCCGCTTCACCATCGGCCGCTTCTCGACCGAGGAAGACATCGACTTCGCCGTGAACCTGCTGAAATCGAAAGTACACAAGCTGCGCGAATTGTCGCCGCTGTGGGATATGTTTAAAGATGGCATTGATATCAATTCCATCCAATGGGCAGCCCACTAA
- a CDS encoding fumarylacetoacetate hydrolase family protein: MKFATLKNGSRDGALILVSRDLRQYQRVAGIAPTLQAALDNWDAVAPKLEQAYAALNAGQAPDAQPFDANQCHSPLPRAYQWADGSAYINHVELVRKARNAEVPASFYTDPLMYQGGSDSFIGPRDPIFALSEEWGIDLEAEVAVITGDVAMGASVDDAAQAIRLVMLVNDVSLRNLIPGELAKGFGFFQSKAASAFSPVAVTPDELGANWADSKLHLPLLVDLNDKPFGKPNAGEDMTFNFAQLVAHAAKTRELGAGSIIGSGTVSNKQGNLFGSSIGNGGVGYCCLAEVRMYETIEHGAPKTAYLKFGDTVRIEMRDAAGASIFGSIEQTVVLYAGRA, translated from the coding sequence ATGAAATTCGCAACCCTGAAAAACGGCAGCCGCGACGGCGCCCTGATCCTCGTCAGCCGCGACCTGCGCCAGTACCAGCGCGTGGCCGGCATCGCCCCCACCCTGCAGGCGGCGCTCGACAACTGGGACGCCGTCGCGCCGAAACTGGAACAGGCATACGCCGCCCTGAACGCGGGCCAGGCGCCGGACGCGCAGCCGTTTGACGCCAATCAATGCCACTCGCCGCTGCCGCGCGCCTACCAGTGGGCCGACGGTTCCGCCTATATCAACCATGTGGAACTGGTGCGCAAGGCGCGCAACGCGGAAGTGCCGGCCTCGTTCTACACGGACCCGCTGATGTACCAGGGCGGCTCGGACAGTTTCATCGGGCCGCGCGACCCCATCTTCGCCCTGTCGGAAGAGTGGGGCATCGACCTGGAAGCGGAAGTGGCCGTGATTACGGGCGACGTGGCCATGGGCGCCAGTGTGGACGATGCGGCGCAAGCGATTCGCCTGGTGATGCTGGTCAACGATGTCTCCTTGCGCAACCTGATTCCGGGCGAACTGGCCAAGGGTTTCGGTTTCTTCCAGTCGAAGGCGGCCAGCGCGTTTTCGCCCGTCGCCGTCACGCCCGATGAACTGGGTGCCAACTGGGCGGACAGCAAGCTGCACCTGCCGCTGCTGGTGGACCTGAACGACAAACCGTTCGGCAAACCGAATGCGGGCGAAGACATGACCTTCAATTTTGCGCAACTCGTCGCCCATGCGGCGAAGACGCGCGAACTGGGTGCCGGCAGCATCATCGGTTCGGGCACCGTGTCGAACAAGCAGGGCAACCTGTTCGGCTCCAGCATCGGCAACGGCGGCGTGGGTTACTGCTGCCTGGCCGAGGTGCGCATGTATGAAACCATCGAACACGGCGCGCCGAAGACGGCGTACCTGAAGTTCGGCGACACGGTGCGCATCGAGATGCGCGACGCGGCGGGCGCCAGCATCTTCGGCAGCATCGAGCAGACGGTCGTGCTGTACGCCGGCCGCGCCTGA
- the iscR gene encoding Fe-S cluster assembly transcriptional regulator IscR, producing the protein MRLTTKGRFAVTAMIDLALRQGKGPVTLSGISQRQSISLSYLEQLFGKLRRHEIVESIRGPGGGYSLARRADKVTVADIIIAVDEPLDATQCGGKEHCHGADAATGARCMTHELWSTLNEKMVDYLDSVSLQDLVDQQRQKIAEQSVMVMHRNHAALG; encoded by the coding sequence ATGCGTCTGACTACAAAAGGTCGTTTTGCCGTGACTGCAATGATCGATCTTGCCCTGCGCCAGGGCAAGGGGCCGGTCACCTTGTCCGGCATCAGCCAGCGCCAGTCGATTTCCCTGTCCTATCTGGAACAGCTGTTCGGCAAGCTGCGCCGGCATGAGATCGTCGAATCGATCCGTGGTCCGGGCGGCGGCTACAGCCTGGCGCGCCGTGCCGACAAGGTGACGGTGGCCGACATCATCATCGCCGTCGACGAGCCGCTGGACGCCACGCAGTGCGGCGGCAAGGAACATTGCCACGGCGCCGACGCGGCCACGGGTGCGCGCTGCATGACGCATGAATTGTGGTCCACACTCAACGAAAAAATGGTCGATTATCTGGATTCTGTGTCCTTGCAGGACCTGGTCGACCAGCAGAGACAAAAGATTGCCGAGCAAAGCGTGATGGTGATGCACCGTAACCACGCCGCCCTCGGTTGA
- a CDS encoding gamma-glutamylcyclotransferase, with protein sequence MDAATIAINQRMNKFDGHEQVWLFGYGSLIYKADFPYIERRPASIEGWTRRFWQGSHDHRGTPMAPGRVATIVPQAGAVCDGMAYLITPEVFAHLDHREKNGYLRLATDITFDDGGKVEGLVYIANEENAAFLGAAPELDIARQIARSNGPSGPNSEYLLHLASALRELGKSDPHVFAIEQHLAQLQTQTQDSAAAQPCGNSADAGLT encoded by the coding sequence ATCGACGCCGCCACCATCGCCATCAACCAGCGCATGAACAAATTCGACGGCCATGAGCAGGTCTGGCTGTTCGGCTACGGCTCGCTGATCTACAAGGCGGACTTCCCCTATATCGAACGGCGCCCCGCCAGCATCGAAGGCTGGACGCGGCGCTTCTGGCAAGGCTCGCACGACCACCGGGGCACGCCGATGGCGCCGGGCCGGGTCGCCACTATCGTGCCGCAGGCGGGCGCCGTGTGCGACGGCATGGCGTATCTGATCACGCCCGAAGTCTTCGCCCACCTCGACCACCGCGAAAAAAACGGCTATCTGCGCCTGGCCACCGACATCACTTTCGACGACGGCGGCAAGGTCGAGGGCCTGGTGTACATCGCCAACGAGGAAAACGCCGCCTTCCTCGGCGCCGCCCCGGAACTCGATATCGCGCGCCAGATCGCCCGATCAAACGGCCCCAGCGGCCCGAACAGCGAGTACCTGCTGCACCTGGCCAGCGCCCTGCGCGAGCTGGGCAAGAGCGATCCCCATGTCTTTGCCATCGAGCAACATCTAGCGCAGCTCCAGACACAGACCCAAGACAGCGCCGCAGCGCAGCCCTGCGGCAACAGCGCTGACGCCGGCTTAACTTAA
- a CDS encoding uracil-DNA glycosylase, giving the protein MTVTTVPASITDALSLAHASWRPILLRGLQAVMAADPAYLPALAADDYLPTQGRLFAAFALPLAQVRYVLVGEGPYPRADSATGVCFMDGAVGSLWSATGLSKPVNRATSLRNFMKMLLVADGQLQGGDTSGAAMAPVAAAAQLAGSGVIQTLPDLQRKMTEQGFLLLNAALVFRSHVPPVQDALGWLPFLQVVLEALARQGGAALPQLVLWGKIAELIKRLPVAAMLPQVTAEHPYNLSFIGNSDMQALFGPMRLLRA; this is encoded by the coding sequence ATGACCGTAACCACCGTTCCTGCCAGCATCACCGATGCCCTGTCTCTGGCGCATGCTTCCTGGCGTCCCATCCTGCTGCGCGGCTTGCAGGCCGTGATGGCGGCCGATCCCGCCTATCTGCCGGCGCTGGCCGCCGACGATTACCTGCCCACGCAGGGCCGGCTGTTTGCCGCCTTTGCCCTGCCGCTGGCGCAGGTGCGTTACGTGCTGGTGGGCGAGGGGCCGTATCCGCGCGCCGACAGCGCCACGGGCGTGTGCTTCATGGATGGCGCCGTCGGCAGTTTATGGTCGGCCACGGGGCTGTCGAAACCCGTCAACCGCGCCACGTCCCTGCGCAACTTCATGAAGATGCTGCTGGTGGCCGATGGCCAGTTGCAGGGCGGCGACACGTCCGGCGCGGCCATGGCTCCCGTGGCCGCCGCCGCGCAGCTGGCGGGCAGCGGCGTGATCCAGACCCTGCCCGACTTGCAGCGTAAGATGACGGAGCAGGGTTTCTTGCTGCTCAACGCGGCGCTGGTGTTCCGTTCCCACGTGCCGCCCGTGCAGGATGCGCTCGGCTGGCTGCCCTTCCTGCAGGTGGTGCTGGAAGCGCTGGCGCGGCAGGGCGGGGCGGCCTTGCCGCAACTGGTGTTATGGGGCAAGATTGCCGAGCTCATCAAACGCCTGCCGGTGGCGGCAATGCTGCCGCAGGTGACGGCGGAACATCCGTATAATCTGTCCTTTATCGGCAACAGCGACATGCAGGCCTTGTTTGGCCCGATGCGACTGTTGCGTGCTTGA
- a CDS encoding methyl-accepting chemotaxis protein has protein sequence MKNLKIGVRLGGAFAAVLLLLTSLTVVGIVQMQSASKETDALVNVKVRNERLIGEWTKVIEVNAARTAAAWKVGDPEHQKQFEQEMAVSSARATEIQNAIGKSELSTDEQALYQEVLSTRKAYTDVRKDVFKAKNAGDLELGKRLYEGDMATKRDIYLASLNKLAVLEARLLDEAATHIRSRYENGRLLQISLGAVAILLGIACAYWITRSITRPITRAVEVAQAVSAGDLTSHIVVDSRDETGQLMQALKNMNDKLVSIVGQVRVGTESISTASSEIAAGNLDLSSRTEEQASSLEETASSMEDLTSTVKRNADNARSANQLAIDASQIASKGGVVVSEVVSTMGSINDSSRKIVDIISVIDAIAFQTNILALNAAVEAARAGEQGRGFAVVASEVRNLAQRSSAAAKEIKGLIDDSVQKVEAGSQLVDKAGRTMDEIVQSISHVTQIMNQITDASDEQRAGIEQVNQAIGQMDQVTQQNAALVEEAAAAAASMQEQAARLAEVVGVFKLDATQHYVSTSAAPSVKASAPVKTGMQAAMRPAVRRAPAPAMTAPAPGKAAPAEAVRARTPKAPVASGTDEWEEF, from the coding sequence GCGCTGGTCAACGTCAAGGTGCGCAATGAGCGCCTGATCGGCGAATGGACCAAGGTCATCGAGGTGAATGCGGCGCGCACGGCGGCCGCCTGGAAAGTGGGCGATCCCGAACACCAGAAGCAGTTTGAACAGGAAATGGCGGTCTCGTCGGCGCGCGCCACGGAAATCCAGAACGCTATCGGCAAGAGCGAACTGAGCACGGACGAGCAGGCGCTGTACCAGGAAGTGCTGAGCACGCGCAAGGCCTACACGGACGTGCGCAAGGATGTGTTCAAGGCCAAGAATGCGGGTGACCTGGAACTGGGCAAGCGCCTGTATGAAGGCGACATGGCCACCAAGCGCGACATTTACCTGGCGTCGCTGAACAAGCTGGCCGTGCTGGAAGCCAGATTGCTCGATGAAGCGGCCACGCACATTCGCTCGCGCTATGAAAACGGCCGTTTGCTGCAAATCTCGCTGGGCGCGGTCGCCATCTTGCTGGGTATCGCCTGCGCCTACTGGATCACGCGCTCGATCACGCGTCCCATCACGCGCGCCGTCGAGGTGGCGCAAGCCGTTTCCGCCGGCGACCTGACCAGCCATATCGTGGTAGACAGCCGCGATGAAACGGGGCAGCTGATGCAAGCGCTGAAAAACATGAACGATAAACTGGTCAGTATCGTCGGCCAGGTGCGCGTCGGCACCGAATCGATCAGCACGGCCTCGAGCGAAATTGCCGCCGGCAACCTGGACTTGTCATCGCGCACGGAAGAGCAGGCCAGTTCGCTGGAAGAGACGGCGTCTTCGATGGAAGATCTGACCTCGACCGTGAAACGCAATGCCGACAATGCGCGCAGCGCGAATCAACTGGCCATCGACGCCTCGCAGATCGCCAGCAAGGGCGGCGTGGTGGTGTCGGAAGTGGTCAGCACCATGGGCTCGATCAACGATTCCTCGCGCAAGATCGTCGACATCATCAGCGTCATCGACGCCATCGCCTTCCAGACGAATATCCTGGCCCTGAATGCGGCCGTGGAAGCGGCGCGCGCGGGCGAGCAGGGCCGCGGTTTTGCCGTGGTGGCCTCCGAGGTGCGCAACCTGGCGCAGCGCTCCAGCGCGGCGGCCAAGGAAATCAAGGGCTTGATCGACGATTCCGTGCAAAAGGTCGAGGCCGGTTCGCAACTGGTGGACAAGGCCGGCCGCACCATGGACGAAATCGTGCAAAGCATCAGCCACGTGACGCAGATCATGAACCAGATCACCGATGCCAGCGATGAGCAGCGCGCAGGCATCGAACAAGTCAACCAGGCCATTGGCCAGATGGACCAGGTGACGCAGCAAAACGCGGCCCTGGTGGAAGAAGCGGCTGCGGCGGCCGCATCCATGCAGGAACAGGCGGCCAGGCTGGCCGAGGTGGTGGGCGTGTTCAAGCTCGATGCCACACAGCACTATGTTTCCACCAGTGCGGCCCCGTCTGTGAAAGCGTCTGCGCCGGTCAAAACTGGCATGCAAGCTGCCATGCGGCCCGCCGTGCGGCGTGCGCCGGCACCAGCCATGACTGCACCCGCGCCGGGCAAGGCGGCGCCAGCGGAAGCTGTGCGCGCACGCACGCCGAAGGCGCCGGTCGCGTCCGGCACCGACGAATGGGAAGAGTTTTAA
- a CDS encoding NADAR family protein — protein sequence MQISNVEELTAWIAAGGEPDYLYFWGHTPAQPQVPDKSCFSQWFPSPFSLAGVTYATAEHYMMAQKAALFGDTAVQARIVAAGRPSEVKKLGREVANFDAKVWEAARAGIVFDGNFAKFSQKAALRKFLLGTGERVIVEASPVDRIWGVGLASDNPRILDPATWDGLNLLGFELMKVRAALRG from the coding sequence ATGCAAATCAGTAATGTGGAAGAATTGACGGCGTGGATAGCGGCGGGCGGCGAGCCCGACTATCTGTATTTCTGGGGCCACACGCCGGCGCAGCCGCAGGTGCCCGACAAAAGTTGCTTCAGCCAATGGTTTCCATCGCCGTTCAGCTTGGCCGGCGTGACGTATGCGACGGCCGAGCACTACATGATGGCGCAAAAGGCGGCCCTGTTTGGCGACACGGCCGTGCAGGCGCGCATCGTGGCGGCCGGGCGGCCGTCGGAAGTGAAGAAGCTGGGGCGCGAAGTGGCCAATTTTGACGCCAAAGTGTGGGAGGCGGCGCGCGCCGGCATCGTCTTCGATGGCAACTTTGCCAAGTTCTCGCAAAAGGCCGCGCTGCGCAAGTTTCTGCTGGGCACGGGCGAACGCGTCATTGTCGAAGCCAGTCCCGTCGACCGCATCTGGGGCGTGGGCCTGGCCTCGGACAATCCGCGCATCCTGGACCCCGCCACCTGGGACGGCTTGAACCTGCTGGGGTTTGAACTGATGAAAGTACGTGCCGCCTTACGGGGCTGA
- a CDS encoding tRNA-uridine aminocarboxypropyltransferase, producing MTTRRTSSSISSATSSPDAASSSLAEPAKRARCPACLRATSSCICRWIAPVAHAVEVLILQHPLEVHNAKGSARLLHLSLPNSRMLTGERFAPDTLAAVLADKHNVLLYPDTPGDRSLGIAPPPALDPAILLDSARLLSQLRLVVLDATWRKSRKMLYLNPQLQQLPRLPLRDTPASHYLIRKAHAPDQLSTLEATCYALMQLEQEASRFVPLITAFDGFVAQQLSYVMPHGEKA from the coding sequence ATGACCACCCGCCGTACCTCCAGCTCTATTTCCAGCGCTACCTCCAGCCCTGACGCCGCATCGTCCTCCCTGGCTGAACCCGCCAAACGCGCACGCTGCCCAGCCTGCCTGCGCGCCACATCCAGCTGCATCTGTCGCTGGATCGCCCCCGTTGCCCACGCGGTGGAAGTGCTGATCCTGCAGCATCCGCTGGAAGTCCACAATGCCAAGGGCAGTGCCCGCTTGCTGCACCTGAGCCTGCCCAACAGCCGCATGCTGACGGGCGAGCGGTTTGCCCCGGACACGCTCGCCGCAGTGCTGGCCGACAAGCACAACGTGCTGCTGTACCCGGATACGCCCGGCGACCGTTCGCTGGGCATCGCGCCGCCGCCCGCGCTCGACCCCGCCATCTTGCTCGATTCGGCCCGATTGTTGAGCCAATTGCGGCTGGTGGTGCTGGACGCCACCTGGCGCAAGAGCCGCAAGATGCTGTACCTGAATCCCCAGTTGCAACAGCTGCCGCGCCTGCCCCTGCGCGACACGCCCGCTTCCCATTATTTGATCCGCAAGGCGCATGCGCCAGACCAGTTATCGACCTTGGAAGCGACCTGCTATGCCCTGATGCAGTTGGAGCAGGAGGCGTCCCGCTTCGTTCCCCTGATCACGGCATTTGACGGCTTTGTCGCCCAGCAGTTGAGTTATGTCATGCCGCATGGCGAAAAAGCTTGA
- a CDS encoding VOC family protein encodes MKIKQIHHVAYRCIDAKKTVEWYVKHLNMNFVLAIAEDLVPSTKAPDPYMHVFLDAGQGNVLAFFELPTQPPMDRDRNTPAWVQHLALEVGSMEELLAAKERLVAAGIEVLGPVNHAIFQSIYFFDPNGHRLELAANVGTPEMMAKLDAVKWEMLEEWSQTRRAPKHAAWMHAPADA; translated from the coding sequence ATGAAGATCAAGCAAATCCACCACGTCGCCTACCGCTGCATCGACGCGAAGAAAACCGTCGAGTGGTACGTCAAGCATTTGAACATGAATTTCGTCCTCGCCATCGCGGAAGACCTGGTGCCGTCGACCAAGGCGCCGGACCCGTACATGCACGTCTTCCTCGACGCGGGCCAGGGCAATGTGCTGGCCTTCTTCGAGCTGCCGACGCAGCCGCCGATGGACCGCGACCGCAATACCCCGGCCTGGGTGCAGCACCTGGCGCTGGAAGTGGGCAGCATGGAAGAACTGCTGGCCGCCAAGGAACGCCTGGTGGCCGCCGGCATCGAGGTGCTGGGACCTGTGAATCACGCTATCTTCCAGTCGATCTATTTCTTCGACCCCAACGGTCACCGCCTGGAACTGGCGGCCAACGTGGGTACGCCCGAAATGATGGCCAAACTGGACGCCGTCAAATGGGAAATGCTGGAAGAATGGTCGCAGACACGCCGCGCGCCGAAGCACGCCGCCTGGATGCACGCGCCGGCCGACGCCTGA
- a CDS encoding LysR family transcriptional regulator, which translates to MSPSLRQMRAFVALAKTGSFTLAAEYLHVTQSALSGLIKELESVLGVRVVERSTRKTQLSEIGRELYPLFEKMIEDLDGAMAGIAQRKALKTGLVRIAAPQMMACTLLPEVIAAYRQTHPDVQLRLVDCPVENVSARVFSGEVDFGIGPERDPTAEIGAQVLFEMPFVLVFPEQHPLQQKERVTWADVGDYPFISLQGQFTERLLRDMHGAFRELSLNPYNEVTFMTTALAMVSANLGITVCLPYAEPMVKLYKLHMRALHEPELTRRFFVYTKTGRSLSPAAESFMAFLFRFVETHEWNVGAGGPAARDALPAGGPAGAAL; encoded by the coding sequence ATGAGTCCCAGCCTGCGACAGATGCGCGCCTTCGTGGCGCTGGCCAAGACCGGCAGTTTTACCCTGGCCGCCGAATACCTGCACGTGACGCAGTCCGCCTTGAGCGGCTTGATCAAGGAACTCGAAAGCGTGCTGGGCGTGCGCGTGGTCGAACGCAGCACGCGCAAGACGCAGCTGTCGGAAATCGGCCGCGAGCTGTATCCGCTGTTTGAAAAGATGATCGAAGACCTCGACGGTGCCATGGCCGGCATCGCCCAGCGCAAGGCCCTGAAAACGGGCCTGGTGCGCATCGCCGCGCCGCAGATGATGGCCTGCACCTTGCTGCCGGAAGTGATCGCCGCCTACCGCCAGACGCACCCGGACGTGCAGCTGCGCCTGGTCGATTGCCCCGTGGAAAACGTGTCGGCGCGCGTCTTCAGCGGCGAAGTCGATTTCGGCATCGGCCCAGAGCGCGATCCGACGGCAGAAATCGGCGCGCAAGTGCTGTTCGAAATGCCCTTCGTGCTGGTTTTCCCCGAGCAGCATCCGCTGCAGCAAAAAGAGCGCGTCACCTGGGCCGATGTGGGCGACTACCCGTTCATTTCGCTGCAGGGCCAGTTCACGGAACGCCTGCTGCGCGACATGCACGGCGCGTTTCGCGAGCTGTCGCTCAATCCGTATAACGAAGTGACCTTCATGACGACGGCGCTGGCCATGGTCAGCGCCAACCTGGGCATCACGGTTTGCCTGCCGTACGCGGAACCGATGGTCAAACTATACAAATTGCACATGCGCGCCCTGCACGAGCCGGAACTGACGCGGCGCTTTTTCGTCTACACGAAAACGGGCCGTTCGCTGTCGCCAGCCGCCGAAAGCTTCATGGCCTTCCTGTTCCGCTTTGTCGAGACGCACGAGTGGAACGTGGGAGCGGGCGGCCCCGCCGCGCGCGACGCGCTGCCGGCCGGCGGCCCCGCTGGCGCCGCTTTATAA